From a single Paenibacillus sp. FSL W8-0426 genomic region:
- a CDS encoding MerR family transcriptional regulator has protein sequence MKKRLLTVKDIVRITGITGRTLHYYDRIDLFKPTHLTEKGYRLYERSSLEKLQTILFLKELEFSLKEIADILKLTRQERKQILKKQKQTLLSRKQRLETMMVAIDEYDSGMDISDLQIFKDSSVLPLKEQYANEARFIYGETEAYKEYNETLEKLSPDDKEKQFQSMEEIFKQMAACVDQDPSSDEAQRLIEEWKENLMQFMTCDAELLACIANTYKFDARFRNYFDQYGHEGLADFLYSAIMHNIHPKTSP, from the coding sequence ATGAAGAAACGATTATTAACGGTTAAAGATATTGTTCGGATTACAGGCATTACAGGCCGGACTCTGCATTATTACGATCGAATCGATTTATTTAAACCGACGCATCTGACGGAAAAAGGGTATCGCTTATATGAGCGAAGCAGTTTGGAAAAACTTCAAACGATTCTGTTCCTAAAGGAGTTAGAGTTTTCCTTGAAAGAAATTGCAGACATTTTAAAGCTGACCAGACAAGAACGTAAACAAATTTTGAAGAAGCAGAAACAAACGTTATTATCGAGAAAACAAAGACTGGAAACCATGATGGTAGCGATCGATGAATACGATTCGGGAATGGATATTAGCGATTTGCAAATCTTCAAGGATTCTTCCGTTTTACCATTGAAAGAACAGTATGCAAATGAGGCAAGATTCATTTATGGCGAAACAGAAGCGTATAAAGAGTATAATGAAACGTTGGAAAAATTATCGCCAGACGATAAAGAGAAACAGTTTCAATCCATGGAGGAAATATTCAAACAAATGGCAGCTTGTGTCGATCAGGATCCTTCCTCCGATGAAGCTCAGCGATTAATCGAAGAGTGGAAAGAAAATCTGATGCAATTCATGACATGTGATGCAGAATTACTGGCTTGCATTGCCAATACTTACAAATTCGATGCACGATTCAGAAACTATTTTGATCAATATGGCCATGAAGGTTTAGCCGATTTTCTCTACAGTGCAATAATGCATAATATCCATCCGAAAACCTCTCCATGA
- a CDS encoding DUF2268 domain-containing protein gives MNIKTLRSDHIYQKIIQASPDEKLELFRNEMMAPFMKQWEIQQIPFRAEEANGFDVVTFNSMMHRSPDQITRQISHEVELISSDSFWLECEHAVRKSLGLFVEHGISLPVSEYLFTIQLGNPENRALTINEGYSGFGGIPGFIWGTLLPNEYTIPRMKASLAHECNHNVRYQFIQWDHNVHLGELIVSEGLAENYATFMFGEELLGPWVTKTNAETLNQRIKPVLRERLQLTGFDQLAPYLYGDEIATLQNFKPVNMPYSAGYACGYYLIRYYLRKTGKTIFEATITPAAQILDEVKGFWDEETIING, from the coding sequence ATGAACATAAAAACATTGCGTTCAGACCACATTTATCAAAAAATAATCCAGGCTTCGCCCGACGAAAAGCTTGAATTATTCAGAAACGAAATGATGGCCCCTTTTATGAAGCAATGGGAAATTCAACAGATCCCTTTTAGAGCTGAAGAGGCGAACGGTTTTGACGTGGTTACGTTTAATAGTATGATGCATCGATCTCCTGATCAGATTACCCGGCAGATTTCACATGAGGTAGAGTTGATTTCGTCAGATTCTTTTTGGTTAGAGTGTGAGCACGCTGTAAGGAAAAGCCTCGGTCTATTTGTGGAACATGGTATAAGTCTCCCCGTATCCGAGTATTTGTTTACCATTCAACTAGGGAATCCGGAAAACCGTGCTTTAACCATAAATGAAGGATATAGCGGTTTTGGCGGCATTCCCGGATTTATCTGGGGGACGCTCCTGCCAAATGAGTACACGATTCCGCGGATGAAAGCTTCGCTGGCGCATGAATGCAACCATAATGTGCGCTATCAATTTATTCAGTGGGATCACAACGTTCATTTGGGCGAGCTCATCGTAAGTGAAGGATTAGCCGAAAATTATGCGACGTTCATGTTTGGAGAAGAATTGCTCGGCCCTTGGGTCACGAAAACGAACGCAGAAACACTTAACCAACGCATAAAGCCTGTGCTTAGAGAGCGATTGCAATTAACCGGGTTTGATCAATTGGCTCCGTATCTTTACGGGGACGAGATCGCCACCCTTCAAAACTTCAAACCGGTCAACATGCCTTATAGTGCCGGATACGCTTGCGGATATTATTTAATCCGATATTATTTAAGAAAAACGGGAAAAACGATTTTTGAGGCGACAATAACGCCTGCTGCTCAAATACTGGACGAAGTCAAAGGATTTTGGGATGAAGAAACGATTATTAACGGTTAA
- a CDS encoding alpha/beta hydrolase, translating into MKIFKRILLIVVLVVIAVIVAVLAFLSYRNGHYYKFVKTDKPIEAQYTALGTNKVSYVEFDAGNDTFKKYEIWFPSELKESSSAYPLVIMANGTGIPASKYKAVFKHLASWGFIVVGNEDENSRTGASSSASLDFMLSLNEDRESDFYSKIDVDNIGIGGHSQGGVGTINAVTNQDNGGYYKVMYTASATSSYWGQDSVFGKEWSYDVSKVKIPYFMVAGTGYFDAGTAEDITATEGQGITPLWSLNQNYANIPDTVTKVMARRVNTDHGDMLNHADGYMTAWFMYWLKGDQQAGNVFFGDDAEILTNANWRDVVRNR; encoded by the coding sequence ATGAAAATCTTTAAACGAATATTGCTGATTGTGGTTCTCGTTGTTATTGCGGTAATTGTGGCGGTGCTTGCATTTCTTTCATATCGCAATGGACATTATTATAAATTTGTAAAGACCGACAAGCCCATCGAAGCACAATATACAGCACTTGGTACAAATAAAGTTTCTTATGTGGAATTTGACGCAGGTAATGATACCTTCAAGAAATATGAGATTTGGTTTCCATCTGAATTGAAAGAAAGCTCGTCTGCGTATCCCCTCGTTATAATGGCAAACGGCACGGGGATCCCTGCTTCAAAATATAAAGCTGTGTTTAAACATCTTGCTTCATGGGGATTCATTGTTGTTGGCAATGAGGACGAAAATTCAAGAACAGGAGCATCATCGTCTGCAAGCCTTGATTTTATGCTAAGTCTGAATGAAGATCGCGAAAGTGATTTTTATAGTAAAATTGATGTGGACAACATTGGAATCGGCGGACATTCGCAGGGAGGCGTGGGGACAATAAACGCCGTAACCAATCAGGATAACGGCGGATACTACAAAGTCATGTATACAGCAAGCGCCACTTCAAGCTACTGGGGACAGGACAGCGTATTCGGAAAGGAATGGAGCTACGACGTATCTAAGGTCAAAATCCCCTATTTCATGGTTGCTGGTACGGGATATTTTGATGCGGGAACTGCTGAAGATATAACGGCAACAGAAGGGCAAGGTATTACCCCGCTTTGGTCACTTAACCAAAATTATGCCAATATTCCCGATACGGTAACCAAAGTTATGGCAAGGCGCGTAAACACGGACCACGGCGATATGCTGAACCATGCTGACGGATATATGACTGCATGGTTTATGTATTGGCTGAAAGGCGATCAACAAGCGGGAAACGTATTTTTCGGTGACGATGCAGAGATCCTTACAAATGCGAACTGGCGGGATGTAGTGAGAAATCGCTGA
- a CDS encoding alpha/beta hydrolase, whose amino-acid sequence MKKMMWILTCILTFVLVFSGSAFLKLKFPTFSNPLHVDWSDSVGTIYTDLEYGKEELNKYDLYVPADHSKKSYGLVVYLHAGGFTSGDKNDDADMLKYFTSKGYVAAGINYSLRTDENTVNLYQMSQEIKQSIPVIKEKAAELGYNLDEMAISGGSAGGALALLYAYRDADSSPIPVKLVFEGVGPPSFEPSIWLGIDNTDSPYESDEAAEASAAFASIMTGESITAEMMRNGEYKKYVDEISPYTHITKNSVPTLAAYGTYDKVVPFGLTKNLLEALKENNVPHDFIEFKRSGHGLQNDPKEAKLYFEKINEYLDKYMPN is encoded by the coding sequence ATGAAAAAAATGATGTGGATATTAACCTGCATTCTTACTTTTGTATTGGTTTTTTCCGGTTCGGCCTTCTTGAAACTAAAGTTTCCTACGTTTAGTAACCCATTACATGTAGACTGGAGTGATTCAGTCGGAACCATTTATACAGATTTAGAATATGGCAAAGAAGAATTGAACAAATATGACCTCTATGTTCCAGCAGATCATTCTAAAAAATCATATGGTCTTGTCGTTTATCTTCACGCGGGCGGATTTACAAGCGGAGATAAAAATGACGATGCCGATATGCTTAAATATTTTACTTCTAAAGGCTATGTAGCTGCGGGCATCAATTATAGCTTACGCACCGATGAAAATACGGTTAACCTCTATCAAATGTCTCAAGAAATTAAGCAAAGTATACCTGTCATCAAAGAAAAGGCTGCTGAACTGGGGTATAACCTTGATGAAATGGCTATATCTGGGGGATCTGCTGGTGGAGCTCTTGCTTTACTTTATGCGTACCGTGATGCGGATTCCTCTCCAATTCCGGTAAAATTGGTCTTCGAAGGAGTTGGCCCTCCTAGCTTCGAACCATCCATATGGCTTGGTATCGATAATACCGATAGCCCATATGAATCTGACGAAGCTGCTGAAGCAAGTGCAGCTTTTGCCTCGATCATGACAGGGGAAAGCATCACTGCAGAAATGATGAGAAATGGTGAGTACAAAAAGTACGTAGATGAAATTTCACCTTATACACATATTACCAAGAATTCCGTTCCAACATTAGCTGCCTATGGCACTTATGATAAAGTCGTGCCGTTCGGTCTAACGAAAAATCTGCTTGAAGCTCTAAAGGAAAATAACGTTCCCCATGATTTCATTGAATTTAAGCGTTCGGGTCACGGCTTACAAAATGATCCAAAAGAAGCAAAACTTTATTTTGAAAAAATCAATGAATATTTGGATAAATATATGCCGAATTAA
- a CDS encoding response regulator transcription factor has product MFQILVAEDDKNTAKLMKTIIGSAGYEVYLAENGMVALEILDKQHIDLIVLDIMMPHLDGFELTQMIRESRNDIPILMVSAKHLPADKRKGFMAGTDDYMVKPVDEDEMLLRIKALLRRAKILNERKLHIGKITLQYDSLTVTRENDVQTLPQKEFYLLYKLLSYPDKIFTRIQLMDEIWGMESETNDVTLNVHINRLRKRFSDYPEFEIIAIRGIGYKAVKHGD; this is encoded by the coding sequence ATGTTCCAAATCCTCGTTGCAGAAGACGATAAAAATACGGCCAAATTAATGAAAACCATTATTGGCTCTGCCGGATATGAGGTATATTTGGCGGAGAACGGCATGGTGGCGCTAGAAATATTGGACAAGCAGCATATTGACCTGATTGTGCTCGATATCATGATGCCACACCTGGACGGATTCGAACTGACTCAAATGATCCGAGAAAGCAGGAATGATATCCCTATACTTATGGTCAGTGCAAAACATCTGCCTGCAGACAAACGAAAAGGCTTTATGGCAGGAACAGACGATTATATGGTCAAACCTGTGGACGAAGACGAGATGCTTCTTCGAATCAAGGCTTTGCTGCGAAGGGCCAAAATCCTTAACGAGCGAAAGCTTCATATCGGGAAGATTACGCTTCAATATGATTCATTAACGGTGACGAGGGAGAACGACGTGCAGACGCTGCCGCAGAAAGAGTTCTATTTGTTATATAAGCTGCTATCTTACCCCGACAAAATTTTTACCCGGATTCAGTTGATGGACGAAATTTGGGGCATGGAATCCGAGACGAACGATGTTACGCTCAATGTTCACATCAACCGGCTAAGAAAGCGATTCAGCGATTATCCGGAATTCGAAATCATTGCGATTCGAGGCATCGGTTATAAGGCGGTTAAACACGGTGATTAA
- a CDS encoding HAMP domain-containing sensor histidine kinase, producing the protein MASLIFSRIPLSPIREVIDASQELAKGNFAVRIHLKGAKELKKLNQSFNHMAEELGSLEMLRSDFINNFSHEFKTPIVSLRGYAKVLKKDNLSEAERNEYLDIIIHESERLAELATNVLQLTKIESQTIITEKTLFNVTEQIRNAVVLLDSKWSAKNIRFHFDSAEVMVVANEDMLSQVWINLLDNAIKFSPSDSEIKIDIESRDQQTRISIHDNGPGIDLSKQKYIFDKFYQGDASHASPGYGLGLSIAHKIIALHNGTIRVAKSDDTGTTFEVILP; encoded by the coding sequence TTGGCGTCGCTTATTTTTAGCCGGATCCCCCTCTCCCCCATCCGCGAAGTCATTGATGCTTCCCAAGAGCTTGCCAAAGGAAATTTTGCCGTCAGGATCCATCTCAAAGGGGCGAAAGAGCTGAAAAAATTGAACCAAAGTTTCAACCACATGGCAGAAGAACTGGGGAGCCTTGAAATGCTGCGTTCCGATTTCATTAATAACTTTTCACATGAATTCAAAACGCCGATTGTTTCTTTAAGGGGATATGCGAAGGTATTGAAAAAAGACAATTTGTCGGAAGCAGAACGCAATGAATATTTGGATATCATTATTCATGAATCGGAGCGTCTTGCCGAACTGGCCACGAATGTCCTTCAGTTGACCAAAATTGAAAGCCAAACCATTATCACGGAAAAGACGTTGTTTAACGTAACCGAACAAATAAGAAATGCTGTCGTATTGTTGGATTCGAAATGGTCCGCTAAAAACATTCGTTTCCACTTCGATTCGGCCGAAGTCATGGTTGTAGCAAATGAAGATATGCTCAGCCAGGTTTGGATCAATCTTCTGGACAATGCAATCAAGTTCTCTCCCTCGGATTCAGAGATCAAAATCGATATCGAATCAAGAGATCAACAGACCCGCATCTCTATTCATGACAATGGCCCGGGGATCGACTTGAGTAAGCAAAAATACATTTTCGACAAATTTTATCAGGGAGATGCCTCACACGCCTCTCCTGGATATGGGTTAGGTTTGAGCATTGCTCACAAAATCATTGCCTTGCACAACGGAACAATTAGAGTTGCAAAATCCGATGACACCGGCACAACATTTGAGGTGATTCTTCCGTGA
- a CDS encoding spore germination protein, with the protein MLLSDLQASLQKIRQTLGNSTDIGIREIPFGESGEASIALLYTDGLADQNIIYESVMKTVAHMAKADGQQDPECSIVNDGNRLLKEISLYNQEIKMVNDYRTLFHALLSGDTVVLMNGSAEGLIAGTKGWKDRGVTETSAENVVRGPREAFSESLRTNTSMIRRKIKDPNLWLESMQIGRVTQTDVGMMYINGIANPEIVQEVRDRLRRIDVDSILESGYIEEFIQDTTFTPFPTIYNSERPDVIAAELLEGKVAILVDGTPFVLIVPALLVSFLQASEDYYQRWDISSFLRILRYLSIFISLLGPSLYIAITTFHQEMLPTQLLFGLAAQREQIPFPAFVEALLMELTFEILREAGVRLPKNIGSAISIVGTLVIGQAAVEAGIISATMVIVVAITAISSFVLPSFNMSIAFRMLRFPLMALAGSFGLFGIFVGIMALILHLCSLRSFGVPYITSLAPLIPESQKDAILRFPHWMLNKRPRMTTGRNQTRRPGNPPKKSRNEN; encoded by the coding sequence ATGCTGCTTTCCGATCTGCAGGCCAGTTTGCAAAAGATCCGGCAGACGCTCGGAAACAGCACCGATATCGGTATCCGGGAAATTCCGTTTGGTGAGTCGGGTGAAGCCAGCATAGCGCTTCTTTATACCGACGGACTGGCCGATCAGAACATCATCTACGAGTCGGTCATGAAAACCGTCGCTCACATGGCCAAAGCCGACGGGCAACAGGATCCGGAATGCTCTATCGTTAACGACGGTAACCGCCTTTTGAAAGAAATCTCACTGTACAATCAGGAAATCAAGATGGTAAACGACTATAGAACTCTGTTCCACGCCTTGTTGTCCGGGGATACCGTCGTTTTGATGAATGGCTCCGCGGAAGGCCTTATTGCTGGTACAAAGGGATGGAAGGACCGTGGTGTGACAGAAACCTCGGCGGAGAATGTCGTCCGCGGTCCCCGGGAAGCTTTTTCCGAGTCCCTGCGTACCAATACATCGATGATTCGCAGAAAAATCAAGGACCCTAATCTATGGCTGGAATCGATGCAGATCGGAAGGGTGACGCAAACCGATGTCGGCATGATGTACATCAATGGAATTGCCAATCCGGAGATCGTCCAGGAAGTTCGCGATCGCCTGAGACGGATCGATGTGGACAGCATTCTGGAAAGCGGATATATCGAAGAATTTATCCAGGACACCACGTTTACGCCGTTCCCTACCATCTACAACTCCGAACGCCCCGATGTTATTGCGGCTGAACTGCTGGAGGGAAAGGTTGCCATTCTGGTGGACGGAACCCCGTTCGTTCTGATCGTTCCGGCCCTGCTGGTGTCTTTCCTGCAAGCTTCCGAGGACTACTACCAGCGGTGGGACATCAGCAGCTTTTTACGCATTCTGCGCTATCTGAGTATCTTTATATCGCTGCTGGGGCCCTCCCTTTATATCGCGATCACGACTTTCCACCAGGAAATGCTTCCGACCCAGCTTTTGTTCGGGTTGGCCGCGCAGCGGGAGCAAATCCCGTTTCCGGCTTTCGTTGAAGCCTTATTGATGGAGCTGACCTTTGAGATTCTGCGGGAAGCCGGGGTTCGGCTGCCTAAAAATATCGGCTCCGCGATTTCGATCGTCGGCACCCTGGTCATCGGCCAAGCAGCCGTAGAGGCGGGGATTATATCCGCGACCATGGTCATCGTCGTGGCGATTACGGCCATATCCAGCTTTGTACTTCCGTCTTTCAATATGTCGATCGCCTTCCGCATGCTGCGCTTCCCGTTGATGGCGCTCGCCGGGTCCTTCGGCCTGTTCGGCATTTTTGTCGGTATCATGGCCTTGATCCTCCATTTATGCAGCCTTCGTTCCTTTGGAGTTCCCTATATAACGTCTCTTGCTCCGTTAATACCGGAATCCCAAAAGGATGCCATCCTGCGTTTCCCGCATTGGATGCTCAATAAACGTCCAAGGATGACTACCGGGCGCAACCAGACGCGCAGGCCGGGCAATCCTCCGAAGAAATCGCGAAATGAAAATTGA
- a CDS encoding Ger(x)C family spore germination protein — MKRIGGLLLLYMLIALLLSGCWNRRELNELGIAVAAGIDRVEDRYRLSVQVVVPGQVASKKAGGSQAPATLYTAEGDTIFEAARRMSQVSPRKIYFSHLRMFLIGESMAKDGIAKILDFLLRDHEFRTDFYLVATKGATAEEALKIMTPLESIPANKLFSSLQASERVWSPSITVTLDELINDLSSEGKNPILTGLEIIGDREIGETPENVNTIKTPGNLRFVGLAVFKTDKLVGWLNERESRGYRYVTGGVKSSVAFVSCGDKGKVTLETVRSDTKVTGKVIDSNPEIEIKAYVEGNVGAVECKGLDLTQTKSIEELETKMENKAEQLMKSVVAKVQEEYKVDVFGFGEAIRRSNPGFWKRVKQDWNERYFPNLPVRVKVDYHIRRTGITNNTFINNIEE, encoded by the coding sequence ATGAAACGAATCGGGGGGTTGCTTCTGCTCTACATGCTGATCGCCCTGTTGTTGAGCGGCTGTTGGAACCGCAGAGAACTGAATGAACTCGGGATCGCGGTGGCCGCCGGGATTGACCGTGTGGAGGACCGTTACCGCTTGTCCGTCCAGGTCGTCGTGCCCGGTCAGGTCGCTTCCAAAAAAGCGGGCGGCTCCCAGGCACCGGCCACCTTATATACGGCCGAAGGCGACACGATTTTTGAAGCGGCCCGGAGGATGAGTCAAGTGAGTCCGCGAAAAATTTATTTTTCGCACCTGCGCATGTTCCTGATCGGCGAGTCGATGGCCAAAGATGGTATCGCCAAGATTCTCGATTTTTTGCTGAGGGATCATGAGTTTCGAACCGATTTCTATCTCGTGGCCACCAAAGGCGCCACCGCCGAGGAGGCCCTGAAAATCATGACGCCCCTGGAGTCCATACCAGCCAACAAATTGTTCAGTTCGCTGCAAGCTTCAGAGCGGGTATGGTCACCCAGCATCACAGTGACGTTGGATGAGTTGATTAACGACCTGAGCAGTGAAGGAAAGAATCCCATATTAACCGGTTTGGAAATCATCGGAGACCGTGAAATCGGGGAAACCCCAGAGAACGTGAATACGATCAAGACCCCCGGAAATCTCCGATTTGTCGGACTCGCCGTTTTTAAAACAGACAAGCTGGTTGGTTGGCTAAACGAGAGAGAGAGCAGAGGGTACCGCTATGTCACAGGCGGAGTAAAAAGCTCCGTCGCTTTCGTCTCCTGCGGCGATAAAGGAAAAGTAACCCTGGAAACCGTCCGAAGCGATACGAAAGTTACAGGAAAGGTCATCGACTCCAACCCGGAAATTGAGATCAAGGCGTACGTCGAGGGGAATGTGGGCGCCGTAGAGTGCAAAGGACTGGATCTGACGCAGACAAAATCCATCGAAGAATTGGAAACCAAAATGGAAAATAAGGCGGAGCAGTTGATGAAATCGGTCGTTGCAAAAGTACAGGAAGAGTATAAAGTCGATGTCTTCGGTTTCGGCGAAGCCATCCGCCGTTCGAATCCCGGTTTCTGGAAACGGGTCAAACAGGATTGGAATGAACGTTACTTTCCGAACCTGCCCGTCAGGGTCAAGGTGGATTACCATATCCGCAGAACGGGAATAACCAACAATACGTTCATCAATAACATCGAGGAATGA
- a CDS encoding endospore germination permease, which produces MPEYKISLPQLMIVTAMFTIGSGILLVPSGMASIAKQDAWIAALIGVLFGFITLSVHMLLARMYPEKNLTQICEALLGKWVGKAVGFVFLVTFFLCGPTTVLQEIGTFVTIQMMPETPIEAIIILFGVIVALGSRLGLEVLTRSTELMFPWVLFLFTAMTLLLLSEVKLEQALPILEFGAAPLFPAGLSFASVVFFPHIILLMIYPASANHPEQAHKAVYIGTLIGSIMLVIIVALTILVLGPNITAESMYPSYLLAQKINIGNFLQRIEAVMAIMWFISLFFRISLYLYMIVAGLSQIFGIKNSQALMLPTGWIMVTMAVFIYPNVAYRQSWDAKVWIPFTLVIGVLLPLLLLGLHGIRKLRSRKSA; this is translated from the coding sequence ATGCCGGAGTATAAAATATCTTTGCCCCAGCTTATGATTGTGACGGCGATGTTTACGATCGGCAGCGGCATTCTGCTCGTCCCCTCGGGCATGGCCTCCATCGCCAAACAAGATGCCTGGATCGCCGCGTTGATTGGCGTTCTCTTCGGCTTCATCACGCTTTCGGTACATATGTTGCTGGCCAGAATGTATCCCGAAAAGAACCTGACGCAAATCTGTGAGGCCCTGCTGGGCAAATGGGTCGGAAAAGCCGTAGGCTTTGTTTTTCTGGTCACTTTTTTTCTGTGCGGTCCCACCACGGTTCTTCAGGAAATTGGAACCTTTGTGACGATCCAAATGATGCCCGAGACCCCGATCGAGGCGATCATCATTCTTTTTGGCGTGATCGTTGCCCTGGGGAGCCGACTGGGCCTCGAAGTCCTGACCCGCTCCACCGAGTTGATGTTTCCCTGGGTTTTGTTTCTGTTTACGGCCATGACCCTGCTGCTGCTATCCGAGGTAAAGTTGGAACAGGCGCTTCCCATATTGGAGTTTGGGGCCGCTCCGCTGTTTCCGGCCGGCCTTTCTTTTGCCAGCGTGGTGTTTTTTCCACATATTATACTCCTGATGATTTACCCGGCTTCCGCAAACCATCCGGAGCAGGCCCATAAAGCCGTGTATATTGGAACCCTGATCGGCAGTATCATGCTGGTCATTATTGTTGCGCTAACCATTCTGGTACTCGGCCCCAATATTACGGCAGAAAGCATGTACCCTAGCTATTTGCTCGCCCAAAAAATCAATATCGGCAATTTTTTGCAGCGGATCGAGGCGGTCATGGCCATTATGTGGTTTATCTCGCTGTTTTTCCGAATTTCCCTCTACCTGTATATGATCGTCGCCGGCCTTTCCCAAATCTTCGGGATTAAAAATAGTCAAGCTCTCATGCTGCCTACCGGGTGGATCATGGTTACCATGGCGGTCTTTATCTATCCTAATGTGGCTTATAGGCAGTCTTGGGACGCCAAAGTGTGGATCCCTTTTACCCTTGTCATAGGGGTTCTCCTTCCCTTGCTGCTGCTGGGCCTGCACGGAATCCGGAAACTTCGGTCAAGGAAGTCGGCGTAG
- a CDS encoding PTS glucose transporter subunit IIA: MFHWRKNKKTIDMLKITAPISGAVLALKQVPDPAFAGGHMGMGVAIEPMEGKVYAPFDGKIVHVMDKSKHAVIIEHKSGIQILVHVGIETVSLKGNGFTLYVENGTKVNQGQLLLEFDISAIQAAGLSVISPVIVPDGLECVDHVEIHDIQKPKGSDEPIMTVHLNS; this comes from the coding sequence ATGTTTCATTGGAGAAAAAACAAAAAGACAATTGATATGCTCAAGATTACAGCTCCAATTTCAGGCGCAGTATTAGCATTGAAACAGGTGCCTGATCCAGCCTTTGCAGGAGGCCACATGGGTATGGGAGTGGCCATAGAACCAATGGAGGGAAAGGTCTACGCTCCATTTGACGGGAAAATTGTCCATGTCATGGATAAAAGCAAACATGCAGTCATCATTGAACATAAAAGCGGTATCCAAATTCTTGTCCATGTCGGCATTGAAACGGTATCGCTAAAAGGAAATGGATTCACACTGTATGTGGAAAACGGTACTAAAGTAAACCAAGGACAACTGTTATTAGAATTTGATATTTCCGCTATTCAGGCAGCGGGCTTGTCAGTGATTAGTCCGGTCATTGTTCCGGATGGGCTGGAATGTGTAGACCATGTAGAGATACATGACATCCAGAAGCCTAAAGGCTCTGATGAGCCGATCATGACGGTGCATTTGAATTCATAA